The following proteins come from a genomic window of Sesamum indicum cultivar Zhongzhi No. 13 linkage group LG10, S_indicum_v1.0, whole genome shotgun sequence:
- the LOC105171626 gene encoding secologanin synthase-like: MWKFALIPVLSLLVVWTWQFLNWAWFKPRKTEKLFRQQGMKGNPYTFLFGDAKETGLMYEKAYSKPIGFNDDLTPRLMPNILHTLQKYGNYSFSWAGPRPRVFIMDVDVAREAMNKHSSYVKTFKIATDLVKMLFDGGFAILEGKEWSKFRSKVNPFFNLDKLKPLVPAFQSCSADVLKEWNERISKEGGSGVVDVFPDLEIFTGAILAQLMFSSTYTQQIKQTFLQLAELGTLARIHSKLFSIPGEKYLPTQPNRRANEIVNYARASFTSMINDRLQRKTGAPVSGKMDLLDILIEKLYNGDVTKSERHKIIEDAIAECKTFFFAGFETSSTLLTWTILMLAYHQDWQARAREEVFQVLGDKKDITSDDLGKLKIVTMIINEVLRLYPPVIELSRVVKEESKIKDYTIPKDALVTFPVLMYHRSTKIWGEDAGEFNPQRFADGVLKAANGEAAFMPFGWGPRICIGMNFAILESKTFMAMLLREFSFEFSPTYTHSPVVAFTIQPQLGAPVVMKKL, encoded by the exons ATGTGGAAATTTGCACTAATTCCAGTATTGTCCTTACTGGTTGTGTGGACATGGCAATTCTTGAACTGGGCTTGGTTCAAACCGAGGAAGACTGAGAAGTTGTTCAGGCAACAGGGAATGAAAGGGAATCCTTACACGTTTCTGTTCGGAGACGCCAAGGAGACAGGCCTCATGTACGAGAAAGCCTACTCCAAACCCATCGGTTTTAACGACGATCTCACTCCCCGTCTCATGCCTAACATTCTCCACACTCTACAGAAATACG GCAATTACTCGTTTTCGTGGGCGGGACCAAGACCGCGTGTATTCATAATGGACGTTGATGTTGCAAGAGAAGCAATGAACAAACACAGTTCGTACGTAAAGACATTTAAAATAGCTACCGATTTAGTGAAGATGCTATTCGATGGCGGCTTTGCTATCTTGGAGGGCAAAGAATGGAGCAAGTTCAGATCAAAGGTCAACCCCTTTTTCAACTTGGACAAGTTAAAG cCGCTCGTTCCTGCGTTTCAATCGTGCTCTGCTGACGTTCTAAAAGAATGGAATGAGAGAATATCAAAGGAAGGCGGCTCCGGTGTGGTTGATGTGTTTCCTGATCTTGAAATCTTCACCGGGGCGATATTGGCGCAGTTGATGTTTAGTTCTACTTATACTCAGCAGATCAAACAGACTTTCCTCCAACTGGCTGAACTTGGGACTTTGGCAAGAATACATTCCAAGCTATTCAGTATACCTGGAGAAAA GTACTTGCCGACTCAGCCGAATAGGAGAGCCAATGAAATCGTCAATTATGCACGAGCTTCATTTACATCTATGATTAATGATAGACTACAGAGGAAGACTGGAGCACCAGTTAGTGGAAAAATGGACTTGCTGGATATATTGATAGAGAAATTGTACAATGGAGATGTTACAAAGAGTGAACGCCACAAGATTATAGAAGACGCCATAGCCGAGTGCAAGACGTTTTTCTTTGCAGGTTTCGAAACCAGCTCTACTCTCTTGACTTGGACCATACTCATGCTTGCATATCACCAAGACTGGCAAGCTCGCGCTAGAGAAGAGGTTTTTCAAGTGTTGGGCGATAAGAAAGACATCACTTCTGATGACTTGGGCAAGCTAAAAATT GTAACGATGATCATAAACGAGGTCTTACGTTTGTACCCACCGGTGATTGAACTGTCGAGAGTGGTCAAAGAAGAATCAAAGATAAAGGACTACACAATACCAAAGGATGCATTGGTCACATTTCCGGTGCTTATGTATCATCGGAGCACTAAAATCTGGGGTGAGGATGCTGGAGAATTCAATCCACAAAGGTTTGCTGACGGAGTGCTGAAGGCAGCTAATGGGGAGGCGGCATTCATGCCCTTCGGTTGGGGTCCTCGGATTTGCATTGGGATGAACTTCGCCATATTGGAGAGTAAAACGTTCATGGCAATGCTTCTGCGCGAGTTCTCCTTTGAGTTTTCCCCGACTTATACGCACTCCCCAGTGGTTGCTTTCACTATTCAACCGCAGTTGGGCGCTCCCGTCGTGATGAAGAAGCTCTAA
- the LOC105171628 gene encoding acylamino-acid-releasing enzyme-like isoform X2, protein MDDVGGRPIKQILEGLDAASEEEFASLSKLLQEFTDIPTIDKAWTFKSETEGGSSAMFLISQPDLLSNKMRKSILSSHILQKSNNSVSFHWAPFPIEMTGVSAVVPSPSGSKLLVIRNSEGDSPTHFEIWDQSQVKKEFAIPRSIHGSVYSDGWFEGISWKLDETVIAYVAEEPDSPKPTFSSFGYKKESTADKEFGSWKGQGDWEEDWGETYAGKRQPALFVIDICCGEVRAVTGVGRDLSVGQVVWAPSVEDQQYLVFVGWPSTRKFGVKYCSNRPCALYAVKAPSFISEASATSNAADSLIINLTQSISSALFPCFSQDGKFLVFLSAKSAVDSGAHLATDSLHKIEWPSDGNLGPFLKIIDVVPVVMCPEDGCFPGLYCSKFLDKPWLSDGHTMVLSSVWGSTQIILSVDVLSGQVSRISPNNSDFSWDVLALDGDNIIATCSSPVDIPEIKYGSRVEKISVDAKWSWQDVVTPSTKCSERVLSSLGSLQFDIIKIPVRGHSENLPKGASKPFEAICVSPKCKKPELHYPLIVILHGGPHDVSVSSFTKSSAFLASLGFGLLIVNYRGSLGFGEEALQSLPGKVGSQDVDDVLTAIDHAIDKGLADPSKIAVVGISHGGFLTTHLIGQAPDKFAAAAARNPVCNFALMVGTSDIPDWCFFEVYGSEGKSIFTESSSAENLALFHSKSPISHVSKVKTPTLFLLGARDLRVPIYDGIQYARALKENGVETKVIMFPNDVHAIKRPQSDFESFLTIGAWFKKYCR, encoded by the exons ATGGACGATGTTGGAGGCAGACCCATAAAACAGATCCTAGAAGGTTTAGATGCAGCTAGTGAAGAAGAATTTGCTTCTCTGTCTAAGTTGCTCCAAGAATTCACAGATATCCCGACCATTGATAAAGCATGGACTTTTAAATCTGAAACCG AGGGTGGTTCTTCTGCCATGTTTTTGATCAGCCAACCAGATCTTTTGTCTAATAAAATGAGGAAATCCATATTATCCAGTCACATTTTACAAAAAAGTAACAACTCCGTAAGTTTTCATTGGGCCCCATTCCCTATTGAGATGACTGGTGTGTCTGCCGTGGTTCCCTCTCCATCAGGATCAAAGCTTCTTGTTATTCGAAATTCTGAAGGCGATTCTCCAACTCACTTTGAAATATGGGATCAATctcaagttaagaaggagtttgCTATTCCCCGCTCTATCCATGGATCTGTATATTCAGATGGATG GTTTGAGGGAATTTCATGGAAATTAGATGAAACTGTCATAGCTTATGTTGCTGAAGAACCTGATTCCCCCAAACCAACATTTAGTAGTTTTGGGTACAAAAAAGAGAGTACGGCAGATAAGGAATTTGGCAGTTGGAAGGGTCAAGGTGATTGGGAAGAGGACTGGGGCGAAACTTATGCTGGGAAAAGGCAGCCAGCTCTTTTTGTTATCGACATTTGCTG TGGAGAGGTACGTGCTGTCACAGGAGTAGGAAGGGACTTGAGTGTTGGGCAAGTTGTATGGGCTCCATCAGTGGAAGATCAGCAATATCTGGTTTTTGTTGGGTGGCCAAGTACAAGGAAGTTTGGTGTCAAATATTGCAGCAACAGGCCTTGTGCCTTGTATGCAGTCAAAGCACCATCTTTCATATCAGAAGCTAGTGCAACTAG TAATGCAGCTGATTCGCTCATAATTAATCTGACTCAGAGCATAAGTAGTGCGTTATTTCCATGTTTCAG CCAAGATGGGAAGTTCTTAGTATTTTTATCTGCGAAAAGTGCTGTTGATTCTGGGGCGCATTTGGCAACGGATTCACTTCATAAGATCGAGTGGCCATCTGATGGAAATCTGGGCccattcttgaaaattattgacGTG GTTCCTGTCGTCATGTGCCCTGAGGATGGCTGCTTTCCTGGGCTTTATTGCTCTAAGTTTCTTGACAAGCCATGGCTTTCTGATGGGCATACAATGGTTTTATCTTCTGTTTGGGGCAGTACTCAAATAATACTCTCAGTGGATGTGTTAAG TGGACAAGTATCACGAATCAGCCCAAACAATTCAGACTTCTCCTGGGATGTCCTTGCATTGGATGGTGACAATATTATTGCCA CATGCAGTAGTCCAGTTGATATTCCGGAAATTAAGTATGGTAGTCGCGTTGAGAAGATTTCCGTGGATGCGAAATGGAGTTGGCAGGATGTTGTAACTCCCTCAACCAAATGCTCGGAAAGG GTTTTGTCTTCACTCGGATCACTGcagtttgatataataaaaattccaGTCAGAGGTCACTCGGAGAACCTCCCAAAAG GTGCAAGCAAACCATTTGAAGCAATATGTGTATCACCAAAGTGTAAAAAGCCTGAATTGCATTATCCATTAATTGTCATCCTTCATGGAGGTCCTCACGATGTTTCAGTATCAAGCTTCACAAAATCATCTGCTTTTCTTGCCTCACTTGGTTTCGGTTTGCTTATAGTGAATTATAG AGGTTCTCTGGGATTTGGCGAGGAAGCGCTGCAGTCTCTTCCAGGGAAAGTAGGGTCGCag GACGTTGACGATGTACTCACTGCTATAGACCATGCCATTGATAAAGGACTTGCTGATCCATCTAAAATAGCCGTCGTCGGTATTTCCCATGGTGGATTCTTGACAACACACTTGATTGGCCAG GCACCGGACAAATTTGCCGCTGCAGCAGCTAGAAACCCTGTATGCAACTTTGCTTTGATGGTCGGCACGTCTGATATTCCAGATTGGTGTTTTTTCGAGGTGTATGGAAGTGAGGGAAAATCTATCTTTACTGAGTCCTCTTCAGCCGAAAACCTTGCTTTGTTTCACAGCAAGTCCCCGATATCCCACGTCTCTAAG GTCAAAACTCCGACTCTCTTCCTTCTTGGTGCTCGGGACCTTCGTGTCCCCATTTATGATGGAATACAG TATGCACGAGCATTAAAGGAGAACGGAGTTGAAACCAAGGTGATTATGTTCCCTAACGACGTACATGCCATTAAGAG ACCGCAGTCCGACTTTGAGAGCTTCCTCACTATTGGAGCATGGTTCAAGAAGTACTGTAGATAG
- the LOC105171628 gene encoding acylamino-acid-releasing enzyme-like isoform X3 has protein sequence MDDVGGRPIKQILEGLDAASEEEFASLSKLLQEFTDIPTIDKAWTFKSETEGGSSAMFLISQPDLLSNKMRKSILSSHILQKSNNSVSFHWAPFPIEMTGVSAVVPSPSGSKLLVIRNSEGDSPTHFEIWDQSQVKKEFAIPRSIHGSVYSDGWFEGISWKLDETVIAYVAEEPDSPKPTFSSFGYKKESTADKEFGSWKGQGDWEEDWGETYAGKRQPALFVIDICCGEVRAVTGVGRDLSVGQVVWAPSVEDQQYLVFVGWPSTRKFGVKYCSNRPCALYAVKAPSFISEASATSQDGKFLVFLSAKSAVDSGAHLATDSLHKIEWPSDGNLGPFLKIIDVVPVVMCPEDGCFPGLYCSKFLDKPWLSDGHTMVLSSVWGSTQIILSVDVLSGQVSRISPNNSDFSWDVLALDGDNIIATCSSPVDIPEIKYGSRVEKISVDAKWSWQDVVTPSTKCSERVLSSLGSLQFDIIKIPVRGHSENLPKGASKPFEAICVSPKCKKPELHYPLIVILHGGPHDVSVSSFTKSSAFLASLGFGLLIVNYRGSLGFGEEALQSLPGKVGSQDVDDVLTAIDHAIDKGLADPSKIAVVGISHGGFLTTHLIGQAPDKFAAAAARNPVCNFALMVGTSDIPDWCFFEVYGSEGKSIFTESSSAENLALFHSKSPISHVSKVKTPTLFLLGARDLRVPIYDGIQYARALKENGVETKVIMFPNDVHAIKRPQSDFESFLTIGAWFKKYCR, from the exons ATGGACGATGTTGGAGGCAGACCCATAAAACAGATCCTAGAAGGTTTAGATGCAGCTAGTGAAGAAGAATTTGCTTCTCTGTCTAAGTTGCTCCAAGAATTCACAGATATCCCGACCATTGATAAAGCATGGACTTTTAAATCTGAAACCG AGGGTGGTTCTTCTGCCATGTTTTTGATCAGCCAACCAGATCTTTTGTCTAATAAAATGAGGAAATCCATATTATCCAGTCACATTTTACAAAAAAGTAACAACTCCGTAAGTTTTCATTGGGCCCCATTCCCTATTGAGATGACTGGTGTGTCTGCCGTGGTTCCCTCTCCATCAGGATCAAAGCTTCTTGTTATTCGAAATTCTGAAGGCGATTCTCCAACTCACTTTGAAATATGGGATCAATctcaagttaagaaggagtttgCTATTCCCCGCTCTATCCATGGATCTGTATATTCAGATGGATG GTTTGAGGGAATTTCATGGAAATTAGATGAAACTGTCATAGCTTATGTTGCTGAAGAACCTGATTCCCCCAAACCAACATTTAGTAGTTTTGGGTACAAAAAAGAGAGTACGGCAGATAAGGAATTTGGCAGTTGGAAGGGTCAAGGTGATTGGGAAGAGGACTGGGGCGAAACTTATGCTGGGAAAAGGCAGCCAGCTCTTTTTGTTATCGACATTTGCTG TGGAGAGGTACGTGCTGTCACAGGAGTAGGAAGGGACTTGAGTGTTGGGCAAGTTGTATGGGCTCCATCAGTGGAAGATCAGCAATATCTGGTTTTTGTTGGGTGGCCAAGTACAAGGAAGTTTGGTGTCAAATATTGCAGCAACAGGCCTTGTGCCTTGTATGCAGTCAAAGCACCATCTTTCATATCAGAAGCTAGTGCAACTAG CCAAGATGGGAAGTTCTTAGTATTTTTATCTGCGAAAAGTGCTGTTGATTCTGGGGCGCATTTGGCAACGGATTCACTTCATAAGATCGAGTGGCCATCTGATGGAAATCTGGGCccattcttgaaaattattgacGTG GTTCCTGTCGTCATGTGCCCTGAGGATGGCTGCTTTCCTGGGCTTTATTGCTCTAAGTTTCTTGACAAGCCATGGCTTTCTGATGGGCATACAATGGTTTTATCTTCTGTTTGGGGCAGTACTCAAATAATACTCTCAGTGGATGTGTTAAG TGGACAAGTATCACGAATCAGCCCAAACAATTCAGACTTCTCCTGGGATGTCCTTGCATTGGATGGTGACAATATTATTGCCA CATGCAGTAGTCCAGTTGATATTCCGGAAATTAAGTATGGTAGTCGCGTTGAGAAGATTTCCGTGGATGCGAAATGGAGTTGGCAGGATGTTGTAACTCCCTCAACCAAATGCTCGGAAAGG GTTTTGTCTTCACTCGGATCACTGcagtttgatataataaaaattccaGTCAGAGGTCACTCGGAGAACCTCCCAAAAG GTGCAAGCAAACCATTTGAAGCAATATGTGTATCACCAAAGTGTAAAAAGCCTGAATTGCATTATCCATTAATTGTCATCCTTCATGGAGGTCCTCACGATGTTTCAGTATCAAGCTTCACAAAATCATCTGCTTTTCTTGCCTCACTTGGTTTCGGTTTGCTTATAGTGAATTATAG AGGTTCTCTGGGATTTGGCGAGGAAGCGCTGCAGTCTCTTCCAGGGAAAGTAGGGTCGCag GACGTTGACGATGTACTCACTGCTATAGACCATGCCATTGATAAAGGACTTGCTGATCCATCTAAAATAGCCGTCGTCGGTATTTCCCATGGTGGATTCTTGACAACACACTTGATTGGCCAG GCACCGGACAAATTTGCCGCTGCAGCAGCTAGAAACCCTGTATGCAACTTTGCTTTGATGGTCGGCACGTCTGATATTCCAGATTGGTGTTTTTTCGAGGTGTATGGAAGTGAGGGAAAATCTATCTTTACTGAGTCCTCTTCAGCCGAAAACCTTGCTTTGTTTCACAGCAAGTCCCCGATATCCCACGTCTCTAAG GTCAAAACTCCGACTCTCTTCCTTCTTGGTGCTCGGGACCTTCGTGTCCCCATTTATGATGGAATACAG TATGCACGAGCATTAAAGGAGAACGGAGTTGAAACCAAGGTGATTATGTTCCCTAACGACGTACATGCCATTAAGAG ACCGCAGTCCGACTTTGAGAGCTTCCTCACTATTGGAGCATGGTTCAAGAAGTACTGTAGATAG
- the LOC105171628 gene encoding acylamino-acid-releasing enzyme-like isoform X1: MDDVGGRPIKQILEGLDAASEEEFASLSKLLQEFTDIPTIDKAWTFKSETEGGSSAMFLISQPDLLSNKMRKSILSSHILQKSNNSVSFHWAPFPIEMTGVSAVVPSPSGSKLLVIRNSEGDSPTHFEIWDQSQVKKEFAIPRSIHGSVYSDGWFEGISWKLDETVIAYVAEEPDSPKPTFSSFGYKKESTADKEFGSWKGQGDWEEDWGETYAGKRQPALFVIDICCGEVRAVTGVGRDLSVGQVVWAPSVEDQQYLVFVGWPSTRKFGVKYCSNRPCALYAVKAPSFISEASATRSNAADSLIINLTQSISSALFPCFSQDGKFLVFLSAKSAVDSGAHLATDSLHKIEWPSDGNLGPFLKIIDVVPVVMCPEDGCFPGLYCSKFLDKPWLSDGHTMVLSSVWGSTQIILSVDVLSGQVSRISPNNSDFSWDVLALDGDNIIATCSSPVDIPEIKYGSRVEKISVDAKWSWQDVVTPSTKCSERVLSSLGSLQFDIIKIPVRGHSENLPKGASKPFEAICVSPKCKKPELHYPLIVILHGGPHDVSVSSFTKSSAFLASLGFGLLIVNYRGSLGFGEEALQSLPGKVGSQDVDDVLTAIDHAIDKGLADPSKIAVVGISHGGFLTTHLIGQAPDKFAAAAARNPVCNFALMVGTSDIPDWCFFEVYGSEGKSIFTESSSAENLALFHSKSPISHVSKVKTPTLFLLGARDLRVPIYDGIQYARALKENGVETKVIMFPNDVHAIKRPQSDFESFLTIGAWFKKYCR, from the exons ATGGACGATGTTGGAGGCAGACCCATAAAACAGATCCTAGAAGGTTTAGATGCAGCTAGTGAAGAAGAATTTGCTTCTCTGTCTAAGTTGCTCCAAGAATTCACAGATATCCCGACCATTGATAAAGCATGGACTTTTAAATCTGAAACCG AGGGTGGTTCTTCTGCCATGTTTTTGATCAGCCAACCAGATCTTTTGTCTAATAAAATGAGGAAATCCATATTATCCAGTCACATTTTACAAAAAAGTAACAACTCCGTAAGTTTTCATTGGGCCCCATTCCCTATTGAGATGACTGGTGTGTCTGCCGTGGTTCCCTCTCCATCAGGATCAAAGCTTCTTGTTATTCGAAATTCTGAAGGCGATTCTCCAACTCACTTTGAAATATGGGATCAATctcaagttaagaaggagtttgCTATTCCCCGCTCTATCCATGGATCTGTATATTCAGATGGATG GTTTGAGGGAATTTCATGGAAATTAGATGAAACTGTCATAGCTTATGTTGCTGAAGAACCTGATTCCCCCAAACCAACATTTAGTAGTTTTGGGTACAAAAAAGAGAGTACGGCAGATAAGGAATTTGGCAGTTGGAAGGGTCAAGGTGATTGGGAAGAGGACTGGGGCGAAACTTATGCTGGGAAAAGGCAGCCAGCTCTTTTTGTTATCGACATTTGCTG TGGAGAGGTACGTGCTGTCACAGGAGTAGGAAGGGACTTGAGTGTTGGGCAAGTTGTATGGGCTCCATCAGTGGAAGATCAGCAATATCTGGTTTTTGTTGGGTGGCCAAGTACAAGGAAGTTTGGTGTCAAATATTGCAGCAACAGGCCTTGTGCCTTGTATGCAGTCAAAGCACCATCTTTCATATCAGAAGCTAGTGCAACTAG AAGTAATGCAGCTGATTCGCTCATAATTAATCTGACTCAGAGCATAAGTAGTGCGTTATTTCCATGTTTCAG CCAAGATGGGAAGTTCTTAGTATTTTTATCTGCGAAAAGTGCTGTTGATTCTGGGGCGCATTTGGCAACGGATTCACTTCATAAGATCGAGTGGCCATCTGATGGAAATCTGGGCccattcttgaaaattattgacGTG GTTCCTGTCGTCATGTGCCCTGAGGATGGCTGCTTTCCTGGGCTTTATTGCTCTAAGTTTCTTGACAAGCCATGGCTTTCTGATGGGCATACAATGGTTTTATCTTCTGTTTGGGGCAGTACTCAAATAATACTCTCAGTGGATGTGTTAAG TGGACAAGTATCACGAATCAGCCCAAACAATTCAGACTTCTCCTGGGATGTCCTTGCATTGGATGGTGACAATATTATTGCCA CATGCAGTAGTCCAGTTGATATTCCGGAAATTAAGTATGGTAGTCGCGTTGAGAAGATTTCCGTGGATGCGAAATGGAGTTGGCAGGATGTTGTAACTCCCTCAACCAAATGCTCGGAAAGG GTTTTGTCTTCACTCGGATCACTGcagtttgatataataaaaattccaGTCAGAGGTCACTCGGAGAACCTCCCAAAAG GTGCAAGCAAACCATTTGAAGCAATATGTGTATCACCAAAGTGTAAAAAGCCTGAATTGCATTATCCATTAATTGTCATCCTTCATGGAGGTCCTCACGATGTTTCAGTATCAAGCTTCACAAAATCATCTGCTTTTCTTGCCTCACTTGGTTTCGGTTTGCTTATAGTGAATTATAG AGGTTCTCTGGGATTTGGCGAGGAAGCGCTGCAGTCTCTTCCAGGGAAAGTAGGGTCGCag GACGTTGACGATGTACTCACTGCTATAGACCATGCCATTGATAAAGGACTTGCTGATCCATCTAAAATAGCCGTCGTCGGTATTTCCCATGGTGGATTCTTGACAACACACTTGATTGGCCAG GCACCGGACAAATTTGCCGCTGCAGCAGCTAGAAACCCTGTATGCAACTTTGCTTTGATGGTCGGCACGTCTGATATTCCAGATTGGTGTTTTTTCGAGGTGTATGGAAGTGAGGGAAAATCTATCTTTACTGAGTCCTCTTCAGCCGAAAACCTTGCTTTGTTTCACAGCAAGTCCCCGATATCCCACGTCTCTAAG GTCAAAACTCCGACTCTCTTCCTTCTTGGTGCTCGGGACCTTCGTGTCCCCATTTATGATGGAATACAG TATGCACGAGCATTAAAGGAGAACGGAGTTGAAACCAAGGTGATTATGTTCCCTAACGACGTACATGCCATTAAGAG ACCGCAGTCCGACTTTGAGAGCTTCCTCACTATTGGAGCATGGTTCAAGAAGTACTGTAGATAG